In the Streptomyces sp. cg36 genome, one interval contains:
- a CDS encoding DUF6758 family protein has product MRGEPSCPKCGGRVRAPGLFADSWQCGVHGTVHPLQPVVPPSVEALGVVVHRAHVPVWMPWPLPIGWLFTGVACAGDDRSGGRATAVACSGPGPLGGMGELLLVAEELGVGLGARYAGIDGPDPGPYMSVDKPPQAKVLAAGRPTPLWHVTATPDDRAVFAGEACGLWLWAIVWPEQSGLLLYDELVLTDLRDAGAEVELVPCGALSPRILS; this is encoded by the coding sequence ATGAGGGGCGAACCCAGTTGCCCGAAGTGCGGAGGCCGGGTCCGGGCGCCCGGTCTCTTTGCCGACTCCTGGCAGTGCGGTGTGCACGGCACGGTGCATCCGCTCCAGCCGGTGGTGCCCCCGAGCGTCGAGGCGCTCGGTGTCGTGGTGCACCGCGCCCATGTGCCCGTGTGGATGCCCTGGCCGCTGCCGATCGGCTGGCTCTTCACCGGGGTGGCCTGCGCGGGCGACGACCGCAGCGGCGGCCGGGCCACCGCCGTGGCCTGCTCCGGGCCCGGCCCGCTCGGCGGCATGGGCGAGCTGCTGCTGGTGGCGGAGGAGCTGGGCGTGGGCCTCGGCGCGCGGTACGCGGGCATCGACGGCCCCGACCCCGGCCCGTACATGAGCGTCGACAAGCCGCCCCAGGCCAAGGTGCTCGCCGCCGGGCGACCCACCCCGCTGTGGCACGTCACCGCCACCCCCGACGACCGCGCGGTCTTCGCGGGCGAGGCGTGCGGGCTGTGGCTGTGGGCGATCGTCTGGCCCGAGCAGTCGGGGCTGCTGCTCTACGACGAGCTGGTCCTCACCGATCTGCGGGACGCGGGCGCCGAGGTCGAGCTGGTGCCCTGCGGCGCGCTCTCGCCCCGGATCCTGTCCTGA
- a CDS encoding suppressor of fused domain protein: MVDVLALVEARLRTALGEPDARAAVTFLGTDRVEVLRFVDGDIVRYATLGMSAQPMADPTAALADPVKGPRAELVLSVRAGLADTDKVLRPLAVLAATPQVEGLVVAPGASLDVGEPLWPGAPFSSVLVAEPGGLVEDLELDEPMDPVRFLPLLPMTANEAAWKRVRGARELEERWLAGGTDLRDPLRTSVRLD, translated from the coding sequence ATGGTTGATGTTCTTGCTCTCGTCGAGGCCAGGCTGCGCACCGCCCTCGGTGAACCGGACGCGCGCGCCGCGGTGACCTTCCTCGGCACGGACCGCGTCGAGGTGCTCCGCTTCGTCGACGGCGACATCGTCCGCTACGCCACGCTCGGGATGTCGGCCCAGCCCATGGCCGACCCCACCGCCGCCCTCGCCGACCCCGTCAAGGGGCCGCGCGCCGAGCTGGTCCTGTCGGTACGGGCCGGGCTCGCCGACACCGACAAGGTGCTCCGCCCGCTGGCCGTGCTCGCCGCCACCCCGCAGGTGGAGGGGCTCGTGGTGGCCCCCGGCGCCTCCCTCGACGTAGGGGAGCCGCTGTGGCCCGGCGCGCCCTTCAGCTCGGTCCTGGTGGCCGAGCCGGGCGGGCTCGTGGAGGACCTGGAGCTCGACGAGCCGATGGACCCGGTCCGCTTCCTGCCGCTGCTGCCGATGACGGCCAACGAGGCCGCCTGGAAGCGGGTGCGCGGGGCGCGCGAGCTGGAGGAGCGCTGGCTGGCGGGCGGCACGGACCTGCGGGACCCGCTGCGTACGTCGGTACGGCTGGACTAG
- a CDS encoding magnesium and cobalt transport protein CorA yields MSMIRDLRAAVRPSLRPSLRKSTAPYNSYDPTRDPSASSAVVDCAVYRDGLRTQADSCLSPREAMRRVREDGGFAWIGLHEPTEAEFAGIAAEFGLHPLAVEDAVHAHQRPKLERYDDTLFTVFKTVHYVEHAELTATSEVVETGEVMCFTGRDFVITVRHGGQGSLRALRQRLQDDPELLAKGPSAVLHAIADQVVDGYLAVVDAMQDDIDEVEIDVFSAPSKGSPRGTDAGRIYQLKREVLEFKRAVAPLLRPMQLLSERPMRLVDPDIQKYFRDVADHLARVQEHVIGFDELLNSILQANLAQASFAQNEDMRKITSWAAIIAVPTMVCGVYGMNFDHMPELHWKYGYPIVLAAIAGSCLAIHRTLKRNGWL; encoded by the coding sequence ATGTCCATGATCCGTGACCTCCGGGCAGCCGTCCGCCCCTCCCTGCGTCCTTCGCTGCGCAAGAGCACCGCCCCGTACAACTCCTACGACCCCACCCGCGACCCGTCCGCCAGCAGTGCGGTCGTCGACTGCGCGGTCTACCGCGACGGGCTGCGCACCCAGGCCGACTCGTGCCTGTCGCCGCGCGAGGCGATGCGCCGCGTGCGCGAGGACGGCGGGTTCGCCTGGATCGGGCTGCACGAGCCCACCGAGGCCGAATTCGCGGGCATCGCGGCCGAGTTCGGGCTGCACCCGCTGGCCGTCGAGGACGCGGTCCACGCCCACCAGCGGCCCAAGCTGGAGCGGTACGACGACACGCTCTTCACCGTCTTCAAGACCGTCCACTACGTGGAGCACGCCGAACTCACCGCCACCAGCGAGGTCGTGGAGACCGGCGAGGTGATGTGCTTCACCGGCCGGGACTTCGTGATCACCGTCCGGCACGGCGGCCAGGGCTCGCTGCGGGCGCTGCGCCAGCGGCTCCAGGACGACCCCGAGCTCCTCGCCAAGGGCCCATCGGCCGTGCTGCACGCCATCGCCGACCAGGTCGTCGACGGCTATCTGGCGGTCGTGGACGCGATGCAGGACGACATCGACGAGGTCGAGATCGACGTCTTCTCGGCGCCCTCCAAGGGCAGCCCGCGCGGCACGGACGCCGGGCGGATCTACCAACTCAAGCGCGAGGTACTGGAGTTCAAGCGGGCGGTCGCGCCCCTGCTGCGGCCGATGCAGCTGCTCAGCGAGCGGCCGATGCGGCTGGTCGACCCGGACATCCAGAAGTACTTCCGCGACGTGGCCGACCACCTCGCGCGCGTGCAGGAGCACGTCATCGGCTTCGACGAGCTGCTGAACTCGATCCTCCAGGCCAATCTGGCCCAGGCGTCGTTCGCGCAGAACGAGGACATGCGCAAGATCACCTCATGGGCGGCGATCATCGCCGTACCGACCATGGTGTGCGGTGTGTACGGCATGAACTTCGACCACATGCCGGAGCTGCACTGGAAGTACGGCTACCCGATCGTGCTCGCCGCGATCGCGGGCAGCTGCCTGGCCATCCACCGCACGCTCAAGCGGAACGGCTGGCTCTGA
- a CDS encoding DMT family transporter, translating into MLAVAIASVSLSAPLIAATAAPALAIAFWRNAMAVGALTPLAVFKYRRALRALTRRETGLAVAAGALLALHFALWLPSLRMTSVASSTALCTTTPIWTTLALRARGHRPPALVWAGTLVACAGVVLLTGVDVATSSRALAGDALALGGGIAAAGYVLLGAEVRRTVDTVPYTYLCYGTAAAGLLVAALASGADLASYSGTTWLKLAALTVAAQLLGHSLLNRVVRGLGASVTSTAILLETPGAALIAALWLGQQPPALAWPALVVILGGLALVVRASRSA; encoded by the coding sequence CTGCTCGCCGTCGCCATCGCGAGCGTGTCGCTCTCCGCGCCGCTCATCGCCGCCACGGCCGCGCCCGCGCTCGCGATCGCCTTCTGGCGCAACGCCATGGCCGTCGGGGCGCTCACCCCGCTGGCGGTGTTCAAGTACCGCCGGGCGCTGCGCGCGCTGACCCGGCGCGAGACGGGACTCGCGGTCGCCGCGGGCGCCCTGCTGGCCCTGCACTTCGCGCTGTGGCTGCCCAGCCTGCGGATGACGTCGGTGGCGTCCTCGACCGCGCTGTGCACCACCACCCCGATCTGGACCACCCTCGCGCTGCGCGCGCGTGGCCACCGCCCGCCCGCCCTGGTGTGGGCCGGAACGCTGGTGGCCTGCGCGGGCGTGGTGCTCCTGACCGGCGTCGACGTCGCCACGTCCTCGCGGGCGCTGGCCGGGGACGCGCTGGCGCTGGGCGGCGGCATCGCGGCGGCCGGATACGTGCTGCTCGGCGCGGAGGTGCGGCGGACCGTGGACACCGTCCCGTACACCTACCTCTGCTACGGGACGGCCGCCGCCGGGCTGCTGGTGGCCGCGCTGGCGAGCGGCGCCGACCTCGCCTCGTACTCGGGCACGACCTGGCTCAAGCTGGCCGCGCTCACCGTCGCCGCCCAGCTGCTCGGCCACTCGCTGCTCAACCGGGTGGTGCGGGGCCTGGGCGCCTCGGTGACCTCCACGGCGATCCTCCTGGAGACGCCGGGCGCGGCCCTCATCGCGGCGCTCTGGCTCGGTCAGCAGCCGCCCGCGCTGGCCTGGCCCGCCCTGGTGGTGATCCTGGGCGGGCTCGCGCTCGTCGTCAGAGCCAGCCGTTCCGCTTGA
- a CDS encoding CBS domain-containing protein, translating into MAAGAPRIFVSHLSGVAVFDPHGDQVGRVRDLVAILRVGRRPPRLLGLVVEVSGRRLIFLPMTRVTGVESGQVITTGVVNLRRFEQRPTERLVLGELLDRRVALGETGEQVTVLDVAIQQLPARRDWEIDKVFVRRGKGGALRRKGETLTVEWSAVTGFSLEEDGQGAESLLATFEQLRPADLANVLHHLSPKRRGEVAAALDDDRLADVMEELPDDDQVEILSKLKEERAADVLEAMDPDDAADLLSELPEEDKERLLTLMQPDDAADVRRLLSYEERTAGGLMTTEPIVLRPDATVADALARVRQQDLSPALAAQVYVCRPPDETPTGKYLGTVHFQRLLRDPPFTLVSSIVDNDLPPLAPDTPLPAVTSFLAAYNMVAAPVVDESGSLLGAVTVDDVLDHLLPEDWREAEFHGAEGGTHG; encoded by the coding sequence ATGGCGGCAGGCGCTCCCCGGATCTTCGTCTCCCACCTCTCGGGCGTGGCCGTCTTCGATCCCCACGGCGACCAGGTGGGCCGGGTCCGCGACCTGGTGGCGATCCTGCGGGTCGGCCGCCGCCCGCCCCGGCTGCTCGGTCTGGTCGTCGAGGTGTCCGGACGCCGGCTGATCTTCCTGCCGATGACCCGGGTCACCGGGGTCGAGTCCGGCCAGGTCATCACCACGGGCGTGGTCAATCTGCGGCGCTTCGAACAGCGCCCCACCGAACGGCTGGTCCTCGGCGAGCTCCTGGACCGCCGGGTCGCCCTCGGCGAGACCGGTGAGCAGGTCACGGTCCTGGACGTGGCGATCCAGCAGCTGCCGGCCCGCCGCGACTGGGAGATCGACAAGGTCTTCGTCCGGCGCGGCAAGGGCGGCGCGCTGCGCCGCAAGGGCGAGACGCTGACGGTGGAGTGGTCCGCGGTCACCGGCTTCTCCCTGGAGGAGGACGGCCAGGGCGCCGAGAGCCTGCTGGCCACCTTCGAGCAGCTGCGCCCCGCCGACCTGGCCAACGTGCTCCACCACCTCTCCCCCAAGCGCCGCGGCGAAGTGGCCGCGGCCCTCGACGACGACCGGCTCGCGGACGTCATGGAGGAGCTGCCGGACGACGACCAGGTGGAGATCCTCAGCAAGCTGAAGGAGGAGCGGGCCGCCGACGTCCTGGAGGCTATGGACCCCGACGACGCCGCCGACCTGCTCTCCGAGCTGCCCGAGGAGGACAAGGAGCGCCTGCTCACCCTGATGCAGCCGGACGACGCGGCCGACGTGCGCCGGCTCCTCTCGTACGAGGAGCGCACCGCGGGCGGTCTGATGACCACCGAGCCGATCGTGCTGCGCCCGGACGCCACGGTCGCCGACGCGCTCGCGCGGGTGCGCCAGCAGGACCTCTCGCCCGCGCTGGCCGCGCAGGTCTACGTGTGCCGGCCGCCGGACGAGACGCCGACCGGCAAGTACCTGGGCACCGTGCACTTCCAGCGGCTGCTGCGCGACCCGCCGTTCACCCTGGTCTCCTCGATCGTGGACAACGACCTGCCGCCGCTGGCACCGGACACCCCGCTGCCCGCCGTCACCAGCTTCCTCGCCGCGTACAACATGGTCGCGGCGCCGGTGGTGGACGAGAGCGGCTCGCTGCTGGGCGCGGTGACCGTGGACGACGTCCTGGACCACCTGCTGCCCGAGGACTGGCGCGAGGCGGAGTTCCACGGCGCCGAGGGGGGCACGCATGGCTGA
- a CDS encoding DUF1003 domain-containing protein, whose amino-acid sequence MADRTEERDRTRAASGASAVTRGRVRLDQPRAPRPRLLPEYDPEAFGRFSEKIARFLGTGRFIVWMTLVIILWVAWNIFAPPGLRFDEYPFIFLTLALSLQASYAAPLILLAQNRQDDRDRVTHEQDRKQNERSIADTEYLTREIAALRMGLGEVATRDWIRSELQDMIKEMEDRRVVFPPEAPHGSDEADRR is encoded by the coding sequence ATGGCTGACCGCACCGAGGAGCGCGACCGCACCCGCGCGGCGAGCGGCGCGAGCGCCGTGACCCGCGGCCGGGTGCGGCTCGACCAGCCGCGCGCGCCCCGGCCGCGGCTGCTGCCGGAGTACGACCCTGAGGCGTTCGGCCGGTTCTCCGAGAAGATCGCGCGGTTCCTGGGGACCGGCCGGTTCATCGTCTGGATGACGCTGGTCATCATCCTCTGGGTGGCCTGGAACATCTTCGCGCCGCCCGGGCTGCGCTTCGACGAGTACCCGTTCATCTTCCTGACGCTCGCCCTGTCGCTGCAGGCTTCGTACGCCGCCCCGCTGATCCTGCTCGCGCAGAACCGGCAGGACGACCGCGACCGGGTCACCCACGAGCAGGACCGCAAGCAGAACGAGCGCTCCATCGCGGACACCGAGTACCTCACGCGGGAGATCGCCGCGCTGCGGATGGGCCTCGGCGAGGTCGCCACCCGCGACTGGATCCGGTCCGAACTCCAGGACATGATCAAGGAGATGGAGGACCGGCGCGTCGTATTCCCGCCGGAGGCCCCCCACGGAAGTGACGAAGCCGACCGCCGTTAG
- a CDS encoding Mrp/NBP35 family ATP-binding protein, translating to MVTDDAVREALATVNDPEIHRPITELGMVKTVEIGADGAVAVTVYLTVSGCPMRDTITKNVTEAVERVEGVTRVDVSLDVMSDEQRKELAASLRGGTAEREVPFAKPGSLTRVYAVASGKGGVGKSSVTVNLAAAMAADGLKVGVVDADIYGHSVPRMLGVEGRPTQVENMIMPPAANGVKVISIGMFTPGNAPVVWRGPMLHRALQQFLADVYWGDLDVLLLDLPPGTGDIAISVAQLVPNAEILVVTTPQQAAAEVAERAGSIAVQTHQKIVGVVENMAGLPCPHCDEMVDVFGTGGGEKVAEGLTKTTGANVPVLGSIPIDVRLREGGDDGRPVVLAAPDSPAGAALRAIAGKLGGRQRGLSGMSLGITPRNKF from the coding sequence ATGGTTACGGATGACGCGGTGCGCGAGGCACTGGCGACGGTGAACGACCCAGAGATCCACCGCCCGATCACTGAGCTCGGCATGGTCAAGACGGTCGAGATCGGGGCGGACGGGGCGGTCGCCGTCACGGTGTACCTGACCGTGTCCGGGTGCCCGATGCGCGACACGATCACGAAGAACGTGACCGAGGCGGTCGAGCGGGTCGAGGGGGTGACCCGGGTCGACGTCTCGCTCGATGTGATGAGCGATGAGCAGCGCAAGGAGCTCGCGGCGTCGCTGCGCGGCGGCACCGCCGAGCGCGAGGTGCCCTTCGCCAAGCCCGGCTCGCTCACCCGGGTCTACGCGGTGGCGTCCGGCAAGGGCGGCGTCGGCAAGTCCTCGGTGACGGTGAACCTGGCCGCGGCGATGGCGGCGGACGGGCTGAAGGTCGGTGTCGTGGACGCCGACATCTACGGGCACTCGGTGCCCCGCATGCTGGGTGTGGAGGGCCGTCCCACCCAGGTCGAGAACATGATCATGCCGCCGGCCGCGAACGGCGTGAAGGTCATCTCCATCGGCATGTTCACCCCGGGCAACGCCCCGGTCGTGTGGCGCGGCCCGATGCTGCACCGCGCGCTCCAGCAGTTCCTGGCGGACGTCTACTGGGGCGACCTGGACGTGCTCCTGCTCGACCTGCCGCCGGGCACCGGCGACATCGCGATCTCGGTCGCCCAGCTGGTCCCGAACGCGGAGATCCTGGTCGTCACCACCCCGCAGCAGGCCGCCGCCGAGGTGGCCGAGCGGGCGGGCTCGATCGCGGTCCAGACCCACCAGAAGATCGTCGGCGTCGTCGAGAACATGGCGGGCCTGCCGTGCCCGCACTGCGACGAGATGGTCGACGTGTTCGGCACGGGCGGCGGCGAGAAGGTCGCCGAGGGCCTGACCAAGACGACCGGCGCCAACGTGCCGGTGCTCGGCTCGATCCCGATCGACGTCCGGCTGCGCGAGGGCGGCGACGACGGCAGGCCCGTCGTCCTGGCCGCCCCCGACTCCCCGGCGGGCGCGGCCCTGCGCGCCATCGCGGGCAAGCTGGGGGGCCGCCAGCGCGGCCTGTCGGGCATGTCGCTGGGGATCACCCCGAGGAACAAGTTCTAG
- a CDS encoding sec-independent translocase: MFNDIGPMELVTLVILAVLIFGPDKLPKLIQDVSAMIRKVRSFSETAKADIRAELGPEFKDFEFEDLNPKTFVRKQLMDNDDLGLKEIRNSFDLRKDMEEVADAVHGRESAPTTAANGSGGAAGPDLLKKREKLDPGERPPFDADAT, from the coding sequence GTGTTCAACGACATAGGGCCCATGGAGCTCGTCACCCTGGTGATCCTCGCTGTACTCATCTTCGGCCCGGACAAGCTGCCCAAGCTGATCCAGGACGTCTCCGCCATGATCCGCAAGGTGCGGAGCTTCTCGGAGACCGCCAAGGCCGACATCCGCGCCGAACTCGGCCCCGAGTTCAAGGACTTCGAGTTCGAGGACCTGAACCCGAAGACGTTCGTGCGCAAGCAGCTCATGGACAACGACGACCTGGGGCTCAAGGAGATCCGCAACAGCTTCGACCTGCGCAAGGACATGGAAGAGGTCGCCGACGCGGTGCACGGCCGCGAGAGCGCGCCCACCACGGCGGCCAACGGTTCGGGCGGCGCCGCCGGTCCCGACCTCCTCAAGAAGCGCGAGAAGCTCGACCCCGGCGAGCGCCCCCCGTTCGACGCCGACGCGACCTGA
- a CDS encoding S1C family serine protease, translating to MAAGADGTGAARAAASAPAEGADGITAVPAPAAPASDAQGPATPAVPSAAVPAAPVLDASVPAAPVADAPGPAAPAPAVPAAPVPDAPAPMAPAAPAAPVPNTPAPATPVPKTPVPNAPMPPAPVPHAAAESVGGAEVGVPGRPLHAPDPYGTPPYGGPGPWAPAPPVQRPGPVAGAHPAPEVPAAPYPAPEAHPQQVAPVAGGSPSSQWTQYDPWGAAGQPLTLPVVPEKRRSRRGALVLGAVLIALVAGGVGGGVGAYVERTGNTHVKLPQAGRGPVGRAPDSVAGIAASALPGVVTLHVSGESESGTGTGFVLDNAGHILTNNHVVEPAGSSGDISVTFSGGETARAEVVGRDSGYDLAVVRVSGVSGLKPLPLGNSDNVQVGDPVVAIGAPFDLSNTVTSGIISAKERPITAGGEKGDGSDVSYVDALQTDAPINPGNSGGPLLDSRARVVGINSAIRAAGNSDSGAQGGSIGLGFAIPVNQGKRVAEELINTGRATHPVIGVTLDMKFTGDGARVGAKAADGKPSVTPGGPGAGAGVKPEDVITKVDGQRVHSAEELIVKIRSHRPGDRLELTLKRGGREQRLTLVLGSATS from the coding sequence ATGGCCGCCGGGGCCGACGGCACGGGCGCCGCGCGGGCCGCCGCCTCCGCGCCCGCCGAGGGCGCCGACGGGATCACTGCGGTACCGGCCCCGGCGGCTCCCGCGTCGGACGCGCAGGGCCCGGCGACCCCGGCCGTACCGAGCGCCGCCGTACCCGCTGCCCCCGTGCTGGACGCTTCCGTACCGGCGGCTCCCGTGGCGGACGCACCCGGCCCGGCCGCACCGGCCCCCGCCGTACCGGCCGCCCCGGTGCCGGACGCGCCCGCCCCGATGGCCCCGGCCGCACCGGCCGCCCCCGTACCGAACACCCCCGCACCGGCCACCCCCGTACCGAAAACTCCCGTACCGAACGCGCCAATGCCCCCCGCTCCCGTACCGCACGCGGCGGCCGAGTCCGTTGGCGGGGCCGAAGTGGGGGTGCCGGGGCGACCGTTGCACGCTCCTGATCCCTATGGGACTCCGCCGTACGGCGGGCCGGGTCCGTGGGCGCCCGCGCCGCCGGTGCAGCGGCCGGGGCCGGTCGCCGGGGCCCACCCGGCGCCGGAGGTCCCGGCCGCGCCGTACCCCGCGCCCGAGGCGCATCCGCAGCAGGTCGCCCCGGTGGCGGGCGGCTCGCCCTCGTCGCAGTGGACGCAGTACGACCCGTGGGGCGCGGCCGGGCAGCCGCTGACCCTGCCCGTGGTGCCGGAGAAGCGGCGCTCCCGGCGCGGTGCGCTGGTCCTGGGCGCCGTGCTGATCGCCCTGGTCGCGGGCGGTGTCGGCGGGGGCGTCGGCGCGTACGTGGAGCGCACCGGCAACACGCACGTCAAGCTGCCGCAGGCGGGCAGGGGCCCGGTCGGGCGCGCCCCCGACAGCGTCGCCGGGATCGCCGCCAGCGCCCTGCCGGGCGTGGTCACCCTGCACGTCAGCGGGGAGAGCGAGTCCGGCACGGGCACCGGCTTCGTCCTCGACAACGCCGGGCACATCCTCACCAACAACCACGTCGTGGAGCCCGCGGGCTCCTCCGGCGACATCAGCGTGACGTTCAGCGGCGGCGAGACGGCCCGCGCCGAGGTCGTGGGGCGCGACTCCGGGTACGACCTGGCGGTGGTCCGCGTCAGCGGGGTCTCCGGGCTGAAGCCGCTGCCGCTCGGCAACTCCGACAACGTGCAGGTCGGCGACCCGGTGGTGGCGATCGGCGCGCCCTTCGACCTCTCCAACACGGTCACCTCGGGCATCATCAGCGCCAAGGAGCGTCCGATCACGGCGGGCGGCGAGAAGGGCGACGGCAGCGACGTCAGCTATGTCGACGCGCTCCAGACCGACGCCCCGATAAACCCGGGCAACTCGGGCGGCCCGCTCCTCGACTCGCGGGCCCGGGTCGTCGGCATCAACAGCGCCATCCGCGCGGCGGGCAACAGCGACAGCGGCGCCCAGGGCGGCTCGATCGGCCTCGGCTTCGCCATCCCCGTCAACCAGGGCAAGCGCGTCGCCGAGGAGCTGATCAACACCGGCAGGGCCACCCACCCGGTGATCGGGGTCACCCTCGACATGAAGTTCACCGGCGACGGGGCCCGGGTCGGCGCCAAGGCGGCCGACGGCAAGCCGTCGGTGACCCCCGGCGGCCCCGGCGCCGGCGCGGGCGTCAAGCCCGAGGACGTGATCACCAAGGTCGACGGCCAGCGGGTGCACAGCGCCGAGGAGCTGATCGTCAAGATCCGCTCGCACCGGCCCGGCGACCGGCTGGAGCTCACCCTCAAGCGCGGCGGCCGGGAGCAGCGGCTCACCCTGGTCCTGGGCTCGGCCACGTCCTGA
- a CDS encoding zf-HC2 domain-containing protein, whose protein sequence is MTGTSPTPAEQHLGDRLAALVDGELNHDARERVLSHLATCPKCKAEADAQRRLKSVFAQTTEPTPSEGLLARLQGLPGGPGGGDGGGGPFGGGRLGPGAFSSPGSAAVLSDPRDPVGFGYVPGGAHPAVLGGGLGGRGFRIHEVGRPEDRPVSPWRGRRIAFAAASAVSLAAIALGGAIPSDSGPESTARGDGSGTSVTPLRAQSPSSSTGASGESQRRRGGEPGTRPAPASTAPVPMGLAGLNGVPSQPTAQQLGSRFLGAQGTGGGAPGWAVLNGSSLPPLIRPAVATLALRPAALLPALPGATPSAPPTHLAAPRH, encoded by the coding sequence GTGACCGGCACCAGTCCGACCCCCGCCGAACAGCATCTGGGGGACCGCCTCGCCGCCCTGGTCGACGGCGAGCTCAACCACGACGCCCGCGAGCGCGTCCTGTCGCATCTGGCGACCTGTCCCAAGTGCAAGGCCGAGGCCGACGCCCAGCGCCGCCTCAAGAGCGTCTTCGCGCAGACCACCGAGCCCACACCGTCCGAGGGGCTGCTCGCCCGGCTCCAGGGGCTGCCCGGCGGCCCCGGAGGCGGCGACGGCGGCGGGGGCCCGTTCGGCGGGGGGCGCCTCGGCCCGGGAGCCTTCTCCTCGCCGGGATCAGCGGCGGTGCTGAGCGACCCCCGTGACCCGGTGGGCTTCGGATACGTACCGGGGGGTGCCCATCCGGCGGTGCTCGGCGGGGGCCTCGGCGGGCGCGGCTTCCGGATCCACGAGGTGGGCCGCCCCGAGGACCGTCCGGTCTCGCCGTGGCGCGGGCGCCGGATCGCGTTCGCCGCCGCCAGCGCGGTGTCGCTGGCCGCGATCGCGCTCGGCGGTGCGATCCCCTCCGACTCGGGGCCGGAGAGCACGGCCCGGGGCGACGGATCGGGCACCAGCGTCACCCCGCTGCGGGCCCAGAGCCCGTCGTCGTCCACGGGCGCGTCCGGCGAGAGCCAGCGCAGACGCGGCGGCGAGCCCGGCACCCGGCCCGCCCCGGCGTCCACCGCCCCGGTCCCGATGGGGCTGGCCGGGCTCAACGGGGTGCCTTCGCAGCCCACCGCCCAGCAGTTGGGCAGCCGGTTCTTGGGGGCTCAGGGCACCGGCGGCGGGGCTCCCGGCTGGGCCGTGCTCAACGGCTCGTCCCTGCCCCCGCTGATACGGCCGGCGGTCGCCACCCTGGCCCTGCGGCCCGCCGCACTGCTGCCCGCGCTGCCCGGTGCCACACCCTCGGCGCCGCCGACGCATCTGGCGGCTCCCCGGCACTGA